From Marinobacterium sp. LSUCC0821, a single genomic window includes:
- the grxC gene encoding glutaredoxin 3, giving the protein MTIEIYSSALCGFCMRAKMLLEHKGVEYNEISVDHDPTKRAEMMERSGRRTVPQIFIGEHHVGGCDDLFALERAGELDGLLANAGQ; this is encoded by the coding sequence ATGACAATTGAAATTTACAGCTCTGCTCTATGCGGTTTTTGCATGCGCGCCAAGATGTTGCTTGAACATAAGGGTGTTGAATACAACGAAATCAGTGTAGATCACGATCCAACAAAACGCGCTGAAATGATGGAGCGCAGTGGCCGTAGAACCGTGCCACAAATCTTCATCGGCGAGCACCATGTTGGCGGATGCGACGATCTGTTCGCACTTGAGCGTGCTGGTGAACTGGACGGTCTGCTCGCAAACGCGGGCCAATAA
- a CDS encoding rhodanese-like domain-containing protein codes for MEQLIDFIGNHTMMVVAWVMTLGMLLFTENLKSGKSVSAAEATRMINKENAVVLDIRATKDFSAGHVANSINIPLADFDRRMSELNQYKDKPVIVVCNMGQTAGTACRKMKKAGFSQAVRLSGGITDWRHQNMPVVAK; via the coding sequence ATGGAACAGCTAATCGATTTTATTGGTAACCACACGATGATGGTTGTTGCCTGGGTTATGACTCTAGGCATGCTGCTTTTCACCGAAAATCTTAAATCTGGCAAGTCGGTTTCGGCTGCAGAGGCGACTCGAATGATCAACAAAGAGAACGCTGTTGTTCTCGATATTCGTGCCACTAAAGATTTCAGTGCAGGTCACGTAGCCAACTCGATTAACATTCCTCTTGCCGATTTTGATCGCCGCATGAGTGAGCTAAATCAGTACAAGGATAAGCCTGTTATCGTAGTGTGTAACATGGGTCAAACGGCAGGCACTGCATGCCGTAAGATGAAGAAAGCTGGCTTCAGTCAGGCGGTTCGTCTATCAGGCGGTATCACTGACTGGCGCCACCAGAACATGCCTGTGGTAGCTAAATGA
- the secB gene encoding protein-export chaperone SecB yields MSEENQQAQPQFGMKRVYLKDASLETPAAPAVFNQPWAPQVNLDVNSQANQLDEEHYEVNLTLTVTVVNQEQTAFLIEIQQAAIFMISGFEPAQLHHTLGAYCPNLLFPYAREAVDNLATKASFPALMLAQVNFDALYAAKMQEVMEAQKAEGEAAE; encoded by the coding sequence ATGTCTGAAGAGAATCAACAGGCACAACCACAGTTCGGCATGAAGCGCGTTTACCTTAAAGACGCTTCACTTGAGACGCCGGCTGCGCCAGCAGTATTTAACCAGCCATGGGCACCACAGGTTAACCTAGACGTTAATTCACAGGCTAACCAGCTTGATGAAGAGCACTACGAAGTAAACCTTACGCTAACAGTGACTGTTGTTAACCAGGAGCAGACTGCATTCCTGATTGAAATCCAACAGGCTGCGATCTTCATGATCTCTGGTTTCGAACCTGCTCAGCTACACCACACACTAGGTGCATACTGCCCTAACCTACTATTCCCATATGCTCGTGAAGCAGTGGATAACCTGGCAACCAAAGCGAGCTTCCCAGCTCTTATGCTTGCCCAGGTAAACTTCGACGCTCTATACGCTGCAAAAATGCAGGAAGTGATGGAAGCGCAGAAAGCTGAAGGTGAAGCAGCAGAGTAA
- the gpmI gene encoding 2,3-bisphosphoglycerate-independent phosphoglycerate mutase, producing MSDMRTPRALLILDGYGVEATESSAIAAANTPVWDALLKDNPNARIQTSGMAVGLPDGQMGNSEVGHMNIGAGRVVYQNLTRITKAISDGDFFENSVLCSAIDKAVANGGAVHITGLLSPGGVHSHEDHILALAELAAKRGAKAIYLHAILDGRDMPPRSAEPSIAATEAKLAELGIGAIATVVGRYYAMDRDNRWDRVQQAYDAMTLGQGVQSAASAQEALAAAYARDENDEFVAATVVVNADGTAVGTVNDGDAVICANFRPDRSREITRAFVADDSFDGFVRTKRPALADFVMLTEYAADIPASCAYPPEKLSNDIGEFLSGMGKTQLRISETEKYAHVTFFFNGGQEEVYPGEDRILVPSPDVATYDLKPEMSLPEVSEKLCEAIRARKYDLIICNFANGDMVGHTGKFDAAVKACEAVDAALAKVLAAMAEVGGETLITADHGNVELMVDPKSGQPHTSHTTWPVALIYDGPRKAALKLEDGALCDLAPTLLALMDIQPPAEMTGHNLAKF from the coding sequence ATGAGTGATATGCGTACCCCAAGAGCACTCCTTATCCTTGATGGTTATGGAGTAGAGGCGACTGAATCATCAGCGATTGCGGCGGCCAATACCCCTGTTTGGGATGCTCTTTTAAAAGATAATCCAAATGCTCGTATTCAAACCTCTGGAATGGCGGTTGGTCTTCCAGATGGCCAGATGGGCAACTCGGAAGTTGGCCACATGAACATTGGTGCTGGCCGTGTGGTTTATCAGAATCTTACGCGTATCACTAAAGCGATTAGCGATGGTGATTTCTTCGAGAATAGCGTGCTCTGTAGCGCTATCGATAAGGCTGTTGCTAATGGCGGTGCGGTGCACATTACCGGTCTTCTATCACCGGGCGGTGTCCACAGCCATGAAGATCACATTTTAGCTTTGGCGGAATTAGCCGCTAAGCGTGGCGCTAAAGCAATCTACCTGCACGCGATTTTGGATGGTCGCGATATGCCGCCTCGCTCTGCAGAGCCGTCAATCGCTGCGACTGAAGCGAAGCTTGCCGAACTGGGTATCGGTGCAATCGCAACGGTTGTTGGTCGTTACTATGCAATGGACCGCGATAACCGTTGGGACCGTGTCCAGCAAGCCTACGATGCGATGACTCTCGGTCAGGGTGTGCAGAGTGCCGCTTCAGCACAAGAAGCTCTTGCTGCAGCCTATGCCCGCGATGAGAACGATGAGTTTGTTGCGGCTACAGTAGTTGTTAATGCAGATGGAACAGCTGTTGGAACTGTGAATGATGGCGATGCTGTGATCTGTGCCAACTTCCGCCCAGACCGTTCACGTGAGATTACACGTGCGTTTGTTGCAGACGACAGCTTTGATGGTTTCGTCCGTACTAAGCGCCCAGCACTTGCTGATTTCGTAATGCTAACTGAGTACGCTGCCGATATACCGGCCTCTTGTGCCTACCCTCCAGAGAAGCTTTCGAATGATATCGGTGAGTTCCTATCGGGCATGGGTAAAACCCAGCTACGCATCTCTGAAACTGAGAAGTATGCGCACGTGACCTTCTTCTTTAACGGCGGTCAGGAAGAGGTCTACCCGGGTGAAGATCGTATCCTCGTGCCATCTCCTGATGTGGCAACTTACGATCTAAAACCAGAGATGAGTCTGCCAGAGGTATCAGAGAAGCTATGTGAAGCGATTCGTGCTCGCAAATATGATCTGATCATCTGTAACTTCGCCAATGGTGACATGGTGGGCCACACCGGTAAATTTGATGCAGCAGTTAAAGCTTGTGAAGCAGTCGATGCAGCACTAGCAAAGGTGCTTGCAGCCATGGCTGAAGTGGGCGGCGAAACCCTTATAACGGCCGACCACGGTAACGTTGAGTTGATGGTGGATCCTAAATCAGGCCAGCCACACACATCACACACAACTTGGCCAGTGGCGCTGATCTACGACGGTCCTCGCAAAGCTGCGCTCAAACTTGAAGATGGTGCGCTATGTGACCTAGCACCAACACTGCTCGCGCTGATGGACATTCAGCCACCTGCAGAGATGACCGGTCACAATCTGGCTAAGTTTTAG